CGAGTTTTATTTGGATAGTAACGGAACTAAGCGCATTTTGACCAGTCCGAAAGCCGTGGCACATTAATAATGGTTACCCTCAAAAACGGATAGGGGGTGTGATTTATAGGTTTAAATCAGTATCGTAATTCAACGGTGACATATCGGTGCTTTTAGTTATCAGGTCAGCGGCGAGAGCTTGCATTGTGTTCAAGGCCTGGTCAGCGGCTTTTTGATTGGCTTTGGTCAGTGCCATAGCGAGTTCGTCGCCAGTCAAAGCGGCAACTTGCTGATCCGTGACAATAATGTGGTGACCAAGTTGAATCGCCAATTCCTTTTGTACTGTTTGTAATTCCCCGTGTAGTTCATGGTAGTGGGCGTCGACTAGGATACCGACGTGCTTGAAAATCCAGTATGCTGAGGTAGCATCGTATTTTTCTGTAGCAACTTGATAAGCTGCTGGAGTGGTCGTAGCACCGGCATAGAATGGAACGTAGACACTTTCAGCGGCTACACCCATCGCCAGCCAGTGAATCCCACTCAGCGTGACGGGAAGGTCCGGTCGCAATTGTAAGACGTGTGATTCTTGCGTCTTGGCGAGACTGATGGGCCGATACTGATGTTTCTCCGTAGCAGTGCCCTGGCCGACGGGATCAAACGGTGTGCCTTGATAATGGGACGCTAAGTAGCCTTGGACTTGGTCAATATGAATTAAGCCATCCGCCCGTTGAATGAACGGTAAGTCAAACGACTCAGGCGTCTGGGTGACACTTGGTGTAAAGCATCTTTGACCATACCAAACGCGAGGCGTGTTGTAATATCGATCAGAAAGGTCGGCCGTACCGAAGACTTCCCGGAAATTCAGTCCATTGTCCATTGAAGCTAACTGATTGTCTAATACAAAATTACGAATGTCTTTAGCATAAAGATAATTGTCATGGTCACTAAAGTCGATTTCTTGGATTGCAAGCTGGTTAGCAACGACTGCATAGGCATCATCCGGGATTCGTTGTGCGACCCAGTAATGACCAGCACCAGTTTCCATGTACCAAACTTCGTTGACATCACTAAAGAGAATCCCGTTAGTTTCGTAGGTGCCGTGTTCTTCAATAATATGCCCGAGACGTTCAACGCCTTCACGAGCAGAATGAATGTACGGTAAGGTGACAGTGACCATTGCTTCTTCACCGATGCCGTCCTTAACATACGGGTCAGCAGCCAGTACGCGTGTATTACAGTAAGC
This Lactiplantibacillus plantarum DNA region includes the following protein-coding sequences:
- a CDS encoding C69 family dipeptidase, which gives rise to MLTHQFNPYSACTSILVGKNASADGSTMIGRNEDSRAAWAKKMIIHAHREFEEPQTFKSQDQTHPFTMTLPKIRAKYTATPEWTAEYGLFEEDGINEYGVAMSATESAYCNTRVLAADPYVKDGIGEEAMVTVTLPYIHSAREGVERLGHIIEEHGTYETNGILFSDVNEVWYMETGAGHYWVAQRIPDDAYAVVANQLAIQEIDFSDHDNYLYAKDIRNFVLDNQLASMDNGLNFREVFGTADLSDRYYNTPRVWYGQRCFTPSVTQTPESFDLPFIQRADGLIHIDQVQGYLASHYQGTPFDPVGQGTATEKHQYRPISLAKTQESHVLQLRPDLPVTLSGIHWLAMGVAAESVYVPFYAGATTTPAAYQVATEKYDATSAYWIFKHVGILVDAHYHELHGELQTVQKELAIQLGHHIIVTDQQVAALTGDELAMALTKANQKAADQALNTMQALAADLITKSTDMSPLNYDTDLNL